A single genomic interval of Methanofastidiosum sp. harbors:
- a CDS encoding helix-turn-helix transcriptional regulator, which yields MDKKINLDDINKLLEKGKPAELLNLILHILDFKTNEIILYNLLLKSSLTIKQIEKELNLSERTIRKYLKTLEDEGFIYKRIERGKRLMYIYSSTPIQETWKLADTKIRDILGKITVALENKP from the coding sequence GTGGATAAAAAAATTAATCTTGATGACATAAACAAGTTACTAGAGAAGGGAAAACCAGCTGAATTATTAAATCTTATATTGCATATTCTCGATTTCAAGACAAACGAGATTATTTTATATAACCTTCTATTAAAATCTTCACTAACGATAAAGCAAATCGAAAAAGAATTGAATCTTTCAGAGAGGACAATAAGGAAATATCTTAAAACTTTAGAAGATGAAGGATTTATTTATAAAAGAATAGAGCGCGGCAAAAGATTAATGTACATCTATAGCTCTACGCCAATACAAGAAACGTGGAAATTGGCCGATACTAAAATACGAGATATTTTAGGGAAAATTACAGTGGCCCTAGAGAACAAGCCTTAA